One segment of Sulfurirhabdus autotrophica DNA contains the following:
- a CDS encoding sigma-54-dependent transcriptional regulator, with product MAKKILIVECEETLRININHYLAAQGFDTECRTGNENIVSLLEHQTFDVLIDCMCAGNEDGLDLLRHVRKVSPSTAVIVTTDKGSMDSAIKAFRTGACDYLIKPFQLEELKQKIENICHLSMISGQNIALRSEIRKRHDSSNIIGKSRAMIDLMKKVEKIAQCHSNVLITGETGTGKELVARAIHDLSPNHDSVFIPLNVAAIPENLVESHFFGHVRGAFSGADRAREGIFRAASGGTLFLDEIGEMALAIQPKLLRALEEKEILPLGSDVPLKVNARVITATHRNLERMVEANTFRQDLLFRLNVVNIHIPPLRERREDIPLLARHFISRHCRELGKPVFDIDHVAMQNLVDHDWSKGNIRELSNAIERAVIMCESGTLNLDDLLTNVKGNKTPPANLQSAAEKFEAGYIQSVLESVNGRRELAAKKLGISLATLYRCIKKHRQIDPECCTSCSKVSTSTDLSGGAGFQQTGFSPPG from the coding sequence ATGGCGAAAAAAATTCTTATTGTCGAATGTGAGGAAACGTTGCGGATTAATATCAACCATTATCTGGCTGCTCAGGGCTTCGATACTGAATGTCGAACTGGAAATGAGAACATCGTATCCTTACTGGAGCACCAGACATTCGACGTACTCATCGACTGCATGTGTGCTGGAAATGAAGATGGGCTGGATCTTCTACGGCACGTTCGCAAAGTATCGCCCTCGACTGCGGTGATAGTCACGACCGACAAAGGATCCATGGATTCAGCTATCAAAGCTTTTCGCACTGGTGCCTGCGACTACCTGATAAAACCCTTCCAGCTGGAAGAGCTGAAACAAAAGATTGAAAACATCTGTCACTTGAGCATGATTTCTGGCCAAAACATCGCCCTCCGTTCAGAAATCCGAAAGCGCCACGACTCATCCAATATCATCGGCAAGAGTCGAGCGATGATCGATTTAATGAAGAAAGTGGAGAAAATCGCGCAGTGCCATAGCAACGTGTTGATTACCGGCGAAACCGGAACTGGAAAAGAATTGGTGGCACGCGCCATTCACGATTTATCGCCTAATCATGACTCGGTATTTATACCTTTAAACGTTGCTGCCATCCCTGAGAACCTAGTGGAAAGCCATTTTTTCGGGCATGTGCGTGGGGCCTTCAGCGGAGCAGACCGTGCACGAGAAGGCATATTTCGTGCCGCCTCGGGAGGAACGCTATTCCTGGACGAAATCGGCGAAATGGCACTTGCCATTCAGCCAAAATTGTTGCGCGCTCTGGAAGAAAAGGAAATCCTGCCCCTCGGCAGTGACGTCCCGCTGAAAGTCAATGCCCGAGTAATTACGGCAACCCACCGTAACCTTGAACGGATGGTCGAGGCAAATACCTTTCGACAAGATTTACTGTTCCGGCTAAACGTAGTCAATATCCACATACCTCCCCTCCGCGAAAGGCGAGAAGATATCCCGTTGCTGGCGAGGCACTTCATTAGCCGCCATTGCCGTGAACTCGGGAAACCAGTGTTTGATATCGACCATGTTGCTATGCAGAACTTGGTGGATCATGACTGGAGCAAAGGAAACATAAGGGAGCTTTCCAATGCCATCGAGCGTGCAGTCATCATGTGCGAGTCCGGCACCCTCAATCTCGATGATTTGCTTACCAATGTTAAAGGCAACAAGACTCCTCCAGCAAATTTACAATCCGCAGCAGAAAAATTTGAAGCTGGCTACATCCAGTCTGTTCTGGAAAGCGTTAACGGTAGACGGGAGTTGGCTGCAAAAAAACTTGGCATTTCACTGGCAACATTGTATCGCTGCATAAAGAAGCATAGACAAATTGATCCTGAATGTTGCACAAGTTGCTCTAAAGTATCAACCAGTACAGATTTATCAGGTGGTGCAGGCTTCCAACAAACTGGCTTTTCACCCCCAGGATAA
- the gspG gene encoding type II secretion system major pseudopilin GspG produces MKFPDIKRASGFTLLELLVVMVIIGLLAGYVGPKYFAQIGKSEVKTAKAQIDAIGKALDQYRLDTGHYPTSEQGLAALDTRPANEPKWEGPYLRKNVPPDPWGKPYLYKQPGEHSEYDLLSYGKDGQPGGSGDAVDITNW; encoded by the coding sequence GTGAAATTCCCTGATATAAAAAGAGCAAGCGGCTTTACGCTCTTGGAGCTATTGGTAGTAATGGTCATCATCGGGTTACTGGCTGGTTATGTTGGCCCTAAATATTTTGCTCAAATTGGCAAATCGGAAGTTAAAACCGCAAAAGCACAAATCGATGCTATCGGTAAAGCGCTTGATCAATACCGCCTGGATACTGGACACTACCCCACCAGTGAACAAGGCTTGGCTGCATTGGATACCCGCCCAGCAAACGAACCTAAATGGGAAGGTCCTTACCTGAGAAAAAATGTTCCGCCAGATCCATGGGGAAAACCCTACCTGTACAAGCAGCCTGGTGAACATAGCGAATATGATCTGCTTTCCTACGGAAAAGATGGCCAGCCAGGCGGTAGTGGTGATGCTGTAGATATTACCAACTGGTAA
- a CDS encoding type II secretion system F family protein translates to MHYAIKALREDGSVIALTLEATDESDASRQAMSQGLTVLTTKPQLALSGLFAKRNTHFPLVLFSQELLALLDAGLNLVEAIETLAEKEQRTETRKLLDQLIKTLYEGQTFSAALQHFPEAFPPLYVSTVRASEKTGGLSEAITRYIAYQSQLDIVRKKLVNASIYPVLLMVVGGLVTLFLMVYVVPKFSHIYEDMGGDLPWMSRMLIEWGKLLEAHGSTMLAVTVGVLTLFIYFFTRVETKRWIGEKLWLVPVIGERMKVYQLARFYRTVGMLLRGGIPITTALDMVSGLLALALRGSLQGAILKVREGSPLSVAMEMNALTTPVSLRMLRVGERTGNMGDMMERIAAFYDDEMARWVDWFTRLFEPILMAVIGLIIGLIVVLMYMPIFELAGSIQ, encoded by the coding sequence ATGCATTATGCAATCAAAGCCCTGCGTGAAGACGGCAGCGTAATAGCCCTGACTCTGGAAGCCACTGACGAAAGTGACGCTTCACGACAAGCTATGAGCCAAGGACTGACTGTACTCACAACCAAGCCGCAATTGGCTTTGTCAGGGCTCTTCGCCAAGCGCAATACTCACTTCCCGTTAGTTCTGTTCAGCCAGGAATTACTGGCTCTGCTGGATGCGGGATTGAACCTGGTAGAAGCGATTGAAACCCTGGCAGAAAAAGAGCAACGTACCGAAACACGTAAACTGCTGGACCAGTTAATCAAGACGTTATACGAAGGCCAGACCTTTTCTGCAGCTTTGCAACACTTTCCAGAAGCGTTTCCGCCGCTTTATGTTTCCACAGTGCGCGCCAGTGAAAAAACAGGTGGATTAAGCGAAGCAATCACTCGCTATATTGCTTACCAGTCACAGCTGGATATCGTACGCAAAAAATTGGTTAATGCTTCTATTTATCCTGTATTACTCATGGTAGTCGGTGGCTTGGTCACATTATTCCTGATGGTTTATGTTGTGCCAAAATTCAGCCACATCTATGAAGACATGGGTGGAGACCTGCCCTGGATGTCGCGCATGTTGATTGAATGGGGTAAATTACTGGAAGCCCATGGTAGTACCATGCTGGCTGTGACAGTTGGTGTACTGACTTTGTTTATCTATTTCTTTACACGGGTTGAAACCAAACGCTGGATCGGTGAAAAATTATGGCTGGTTCCGGTGATTGGCGAACGCATGAAAGTGTACCAACTGGCGCGCTTTTACCGTACTGTAGGCATGTTGTTACGTGGCGGCATTCCTATCACCACTGCATTGGATATGGTGTCCGGTTTACTGGCCCTGGCGCTCCGTGGTAGCTTGCAGGGTGCTATTCTGAAGGTTAGGGAAGGCAGTCCACTTTCCGTTGCAATGGAAATGAATGCATTAACTACCCCGGTTTCACTTCGCATGTTACGAGTGGGCGAGCGAACCGGCAACATGGGCGACATGATGGAGCGTATTGCCGCCTTTTATGATGATGAAATGGCACGCTGGGTAGATTGGTTCACCCGACTCTTTGAGCCTATATTGATGGCAGTGATTGGCCTGATTATTGGTCTGATAGTGGTATTGATGTATATGCCTATCTTTGAACTGGCAGGGAGTATTCAATGA